The genomic window caaatacaGATTACAGAACAAAGACGTTCCAGACGTCTGCTTTCAGGAGGCATGGTTTAAAAACAGGCCTACATACCTCatctcctctcgttctctctggcAGTTACCTATGAAGTTCCCAAACTGGCACGTGTACACGTTGTTGTGGATTTCAAGAAGGTATTTCTCGTTGTACTCAAAGGAACAAGGAAACTGCTCCATCAGGTGCCAGAGGCATTCAATAAACTGGGTGAATACAGGAGACACCTCTCTGGGATCTCCCTCCACATGTCCACACCTGACATGAAGAAGAAAGCATCATGATCCTCATATCTTCAACATCATTAAAATGTTCCATCATATTAACATAGCCCCATTCAAAATGCTATTTTAATATAGCACCATGCATAATGGGAAAGACAGCCAGCACTGCCAAATCAGTTTTGTTCCTGCGGCTCACTGTACACATATTTAGAGACAGATGTATATTATTTAAAGTTAAACTGTACATCCATCTCCCCAATTATTAGTATTCTAGGGTCTCCAAGAATGAAGTTGGTCTAAATACCTTTGTGTGAATTTATGACCCATGGATATCCATTCCTTTTCGATCAGGACCTtaaataaaaacaacaggttAGAAAAATGACTGGCCTATTCTTAGATGAGACACAACCAGTCTTATAAATACAAGTGTGGCGTGAAATGACACAGTTATCTCACCATGAGTCCCTTGATGGTCCTGTAGTAGGGGTCTAGGAGGATACTAGCCAGCGAGCACACCTGGGCAGTACGGTCCCAGCCGTCAGAGCAGTGAACCAGAACACTAGCCTTCTCCTCAGACACAGCCTTGACAGAAAACATGGGAACTCTCTCTTCAGCTAAGCACACACAtgctatacacatacacaccttttTACTATTCTTATTCTAAATCGGAATTTCCCTCATGATGTAACTTAAAATGTGAAAAACCTTCGCCAGAAACACTCCGGCATCCATCACAGACTTGATATGTCGCAGCCATCCCGAGTTCTCCAGGCCTGTCAGGTAGTCACTCATAGTAGGAGACTTCATGGTACAAACTGGAAATAAAAAATGTCAGTTTTCACCATAAACATGAAAATTGTCAATATTGCCAACCTGCTTACATATTTATAAGACATGAACTTTGTCTCGAGTTTGATCCAGCAACAGTAAGACACagcaaagttatttattaatacaacccCATGATTCGTTTTTGTCTGAGTGAGAACAATATGGCACTAACCTTCCACAAGCTTCTGCAAACTATTCCTCATGACATGGATGTTCTCAATACCCACAAACTGGAAACGGATGTTGGAGTAATTATCTTCATTTTCATAGCCTTTTCCAGCAGCTCTGTTGGCCATGGCATTCAACtgtgtatttaaaaaaacaaaaaaacattctggtttgACTGAAATGCATCGCTAAGTCAGGTCTAAGTACAGAGGAAGTGGGCCAATAAGCGTATATCACTTTACCTTGGGCCTGGTATCCACTACATACATGAAGGTAGAGTTGGGATTGGCCCTGCTAATAGCTTGAAGCATATGTTCGTCTTCCAAACTTCGAGTGTTGAACCCAGACAGAGGTTGACTACAACGGCAAATGGCCGCCTGGTCATGGAAGGGACAGAAGAAATCTCAAATTGACTGTGCATACATATGGTAGGACATTGTAATTGATTTCTATAATAATCATCACTGTAACCCAAAACATGGCTGGGCTTACGTTGGTGTCCTTGTGGAAATAGGACAGAGTAGGAATACGTCCTCTGCTCCGGAACTTGGCGCTTCCTACGACAACGTCTTTACTGGCCAATTTAGGAATTCCAAGTTCTGAAGGATACGTGCTGCAAATCTGAAGAAAGTGAAATCATTCTTCAGTGTTAAACAAGTACACACGTCATATCTTGCACAAATATTATTGAGTAATTGTGCCAATAGGTAggctttatttattttaatatacCGTTAAAGAGCGCATAATTGTACTAGTGAAGAGCACACATCCAACTAAAGAGAAAAAGCAATTGACACCAAGTCTGACTGACCTCGTAGTTTTTATTGAGATCCGTCACTTCCCAAAACTCATTGGGTAATCCCATTCTCTTGTAATCCATGGCCATGTTTATTTTACTCCAGCCAATGgctctttcctcttcctgttgttTTGGATTGTAAAGAAAAGCATAGAGCTCTTCTAATTCCTCTGTGAAGAGGAACACATCATGTATCCAAGTCACTCTGTATCATCACACAGTTTTGCAAACTTTACATCAAACAAGCATAAGTCAAGCTCTAACACGTCACTTCAGGTAAGTGTCTGTTCAATAAATAAGTTTACAGTGTACATAAA from Osmerus eperlanus chromosome 19, fOsmEpe2.1, whole genome shotgun sequence includes these protein-coding regions:
- the mtmr8 gene encoding myotubularin-related protein 8, whose amino-acid sequence is MEHILTPKVEQVKLLDRHAAKKPLVGTLYLTATHLIFVDTSSNTRKETWNIHHVIATVEKLQLTATGCPLLIHCKNFHVLHFLIPSERDCQNVYQSLVRLAQPEELEELYAFLYNPKQQEEERAIGWSKINMAMDYKRMGLPNEFWEVTDLNKNYEICSTYPSELGIPKLASKDVVVGSAKFRSRGRIPTLSYFHKDTNAAICRCSQPLSGFNTRSLEDEHMLQAISRANPNSTFMYVVDTRPKLNAMANRAAGKGYENEDNYSNIRFQFVGIENIHVMRNSLQKLVEVCTMKSPTMSDYLTGLENSGWLRHIKSVMDAGVFLAKAVSEEKASVLVHCSDGWDRTAQVCSLASILLDPYYRTIKGLMVLIEKEWISMGHKFTQRCGHVEGDPREVSPVFTQFIECLWHLMEQFPCSFEYNEKYLLEIHNNVYTCQFGNFIGNCQREREEMRLQERTFSVWPFLLDNSQQFRNPLHKFSLSRDVLKPNTLPLNFKFWCSMYNHFDKGMQPKQSILNHLLNITQKKVEEEKKMTDLQRQLAVIDGVLPDQNRKILCPVSPEEESSPSPEPTSNTTTQVEPAMNGAEEAELQLQTAGSEGDKGIVLYKNGDTDAKDGSDVMGNPDGESKEVA